A section of the Procambarus clarkii isolate CNS0578487 chromosome 68, FALCON_Pclarkii_2.0, whole genome shotgun sequence genome encodes:
- the Xpd gene encoding general transcription and DNA repair factor IIH helicase subunit XPD codes for MLLDVDGMQVYFPYDFIYPEQYSYMLDLKRTLDAKGHCILEMPSGTGKTITLLALTISYLRAFPQNLSKLIYCSRTIPEIEKVIEELRKLVTYIEKETEESSNLIGIAMASRKHLCINPEVNKARDGKIIDSGCHALTASYVRSRAQRDDTIAQCDFFEKFDLHGKEFPIPAGVYNIDDLREFGNQKGWCPYFLARHAVMHADVVVYSYHYLLDPKISEIVSKEMKKESCVVFDEAHNIDNICVDSMSININRKVLDKAKTCVTSLNEDIQRIKESDNNRLQEEYNRLVAGLRLAASNQEVISSPVLPNDLLDENIPGNIRMADFFISFMRRLIDYLKMRLNVTHAVQESPAGMLKDLKNRAFIDRKPLRFCSERLSSIIRSLELTDVGELSPLIAIAHFATLVSTYMQGFVIIIEPFEDKAPNIPNPILYLRCLDSSIAIKPVFTKFQTVVITSGTLSPLDMYPKILDFHPVVQNSFTMTLARPCILPMIVTKGNDQVAISSKFESRDDPAVVRNYGKLLVEMARSVPDGMVCFFTSYLYLENVVATWYDHGIISDLQRHKLVFIETQDDAETSLALVNYMKACDRGRGAILLAVARGKVSEGIDFDHHYGRCVIMMGIPFMFTQSRILKARLEYLRDQFNIRESDFLTFDAMRHAAQCVGRVMRGKTDYGIMLFADKRFSRSDKRSKLPRWIQEHLVDSKCNLSTEEAVQVTRPWLRQMAQPFTRDDQLGVSLLTLEQLNSVENIEKVQKRAQQSF; via the exons ATGTT GCTTGATGTTGATGGGATGCAGGTGTATTTCCCGTATGACTTTATCTACCCTGAACAATACTCTtacatgttggatttaaagaggaCCCTTGATGCCAaa GGCCACTGCATATTGGAGATGCCTTCTGGAACTGGAAAGACAATCACACTACTTGCTTTAACCATCTCCTATCTGAGAGCATTTCCACAGAATCTCTCCAAACTTATTTATTGCTCCAGAACAATTCCAGAAATAGAAAAA GTAATTGAGGAGCTTCGAAAGTTAGTGACTTACATAGAGAAAGAAACTGAAGAGTCATCTAACCTCATTGGAATTGCTATGGCTTCACGAAAACATCTGTGTATTAATCCTGAG gTTAATAAAGCAAGAGATGGAAAGATCATTGACAGTGGATGTCATGCCCTCACAGCATCCTATGTACGTTCTAGAGCTCAGCGGGATGATACGATAGCACAGTGTGATTTTTTTGAAAAGTTTGATCTACATGGAAAGGAATTTCCTATCCCTGCTGGAGTATATAACATTGATGACCTTCGAGAATTTGGAAATCAGAAAGGATGGTGCCCATATTTTTTAGCACGACATGCT GTAATGCATGCAGATGTAGTTGTCTACAGTTACCACTACTTATTAGATCCAAAGATCTCAGAAATTGTATCAAAAGAGATGAAGAAGGAATCTTGTGTCGTATTTGATGAAGCTCATAATATTG ATAACATATGTGTAGATTCAATGAGTATCAACATCAACAGAAAGGTGTTGGACAAGGCCAAAACATGTGTAACTAGCCTCAATGAAGATATTCAGAG GATTAAAGAGTCTGATAATAACAGACTTCAGGAAGAATACAACAGACTAGTAGCTGGCCTTCGGCTTGCTGCCAGTAACCAAGAAGTTATTTCTAGTCCTGTCTTGCCGAATGATCTTCTAGATG AAAATATCCCAGGGAACATACGAATGGCAGATTTCTTCATATCATTTATGCGCAGATTAATTGACTATCTGAAAATGCGCTTGAATGTCACACATGCTGTCCAAGAATCCCCAGCAGGAATGCTCAAAGATCTTAAAAATAGAGCTTTCATTGATCGTAAGCCACTAAG GTTCTGCTCCGAGCGTCTGTCTTCGATTATCCGTTCCTTAGAATTAACAGATGTTGGTGAACTTTCTCCTTTAATTGCTATCGCTCATTTTGCCACACTAGTTTCCACCTATATGCAAGGTTTTGTAATAATTATAGAACCATTTGAAGACAAAGCTCCAAACATTCCTAACCCAATTCTGTATTTAAG ATGCCTTGATTCTTCCATTGCCATCAAGCCAGTTTTCACAAAGTTTCAAACAGTTGTGATCACTTCTGGTACTCTTTCACCACTAGACATGTACCCTAAGATTTTAGATTTTCACCCAGTTGTTCAGAACTCATTCACTATGACACTAGCCCGGCCATGCATCCTCCCAATG ATCGTGACGAAGGGCAATGATCAAGTGGCGATATCATCAAAGTTTGAGTCACGAGATGATCCTGCTGTTGTTCGAAATTATGGAAAACTTCTTGTAGAAATGGCAAGAAGTGTACCCGATG GAATGGTATGCTTCTTTACATCATATTTATACTTGGAAAATGTTGTTGCCACCTGGTATGATCATGGCATTATAAGTGATTTGCAGAGACATAAATTGGTTTTTATTGAAACACAAGATGATGCAGAAACATCCCTTGCCCTCGTCAATTATATGAAG GCTTGTGATAGAGGGCGAGGAGCAATTTTGCTTGCCGTTGCAAGAGGTAAAGTGTCAGAAGGGATAGATTTTGACCACCATTATGGACGATGTGTCATTATGATGGGAATCCCTTTCATGTTTACACAAAGCAGGATTCTGAAGGCCAGGCTCGAGTATCTTCGTGACCAGTTTAAT ATCAGAGAAAGTGACTTTCTGACTTTCGATGCCATGCGTCACGCTGCTCAGTGTGTTGGACGAGTTATGCGGGGAAAGACAGATTATGGTATAATGCTCTTCGCAGACAAGCGCTTTTCAAGGTCAGATAAGCGAAGTAAATTGCCACGGTGGATTCAAGAACATTTAGTAGATAGTAAATGCAATCTTTCTACAGAGGAGGCTGTACAG GTAACAAGGCCATGGCTAAGACAGATGGCTCAACCGTTCACTCGAGATGATCAGTTAGGAGTATCGCTTCTAACTCTTGAACAGCTGAATTCTGTGGAAAATATTGAGAAAGTTCAAAAGAGAGCTCAACAATCTttctaa